Proteins encoded by one window of Gemmatimonadota bacterium:
- a CDS encoding S8 family serine peptidase, with the protein MPDRLGVGRETGAPVASRSPHKSVLWSGLLLCVAVGMAACSESTAPPLPGSIELTSGGSQDGTVGEPLSQLVVFEVRDDGGNPVAGVGVSLAVTQGGGSVPDQTVITGPEGMVQTPWTLGTVAAAAQRLEATAGAFTASATATARAGAPATIEVVAGAGQTAPAGTFLPDSLAVVVSDQYGNPVPNAVVTWIAQLGGGSLAPVQVNAGPDGIARARWTLGGGAGAHTAVAQAGQAPAAAFEATALPNAAIAGTVTLSSGLLAGVALSGFTVAGATFGAGAELQSPGGVRSTSTVPDGLAGAGGAALQPGASSALSGPGDAIPGEWVLRFREGTISAPSGGVSRLSGATAMSEGIRAAVSAIPVIASARAGITGVSPLLGAVRVSMEAGGEEAAVVASLRADPRVASVEPLRWVSSHAEPAAMGTPIAASPFVDGLFFPRQSWHYGMIGVPRAWDVTEGSTSVIVAVVDDGIRVEHVSMAGVLTNDGYDFVKEPAVPIPHCSGGNISLTGDGDGPDPDPTNPSSYSLLGGPNCATGPNDFGGHGLHVAGTIAAAGSGVVGVAPRVRIRPVRVLGTTGQGTNYDVAQGILYAAGLPADDGAGGLVQAPSAARVINMSIGSPASDPVIAGAISQASAAGSLLIASAGNSGNSLPQYPAALPETVSVSALGPDFLLAPYSTWGPTVDVAAPGGSMSVYGSFGGGIWSAWWSFSESASYIGALHGTSMAAPHVSGLAALLFSQNPGMTAAQAKERIYATTRDLGVLGKDQLFGHGLVDAFLALTNGAGFPSTLRVSLYDASTGAKIEEVEAGSDHSFNFSGLTDGNYLVYAGTDDRDDGITGRPGFVWGARGGTPQPAVVAIQGNGIQDGSLTAGIPIEVEPNNSTGLAHSLPIGGYMYGSVGSFGDQDHYRVLVPTQGTYSFETGGATGLCGFGLEVNTRLDLLDALGVVITSNDDLNAADERLCSKIVAQLAPGTYFLRVRASFGGATGNYSIRAY; encoded by the coding sequence ATGCCGGATCGATTGGGCGTCGGTAGGGAAACCGGGGCGCCCGTCGCCAGCCGGTCTCCACATAAAAGTGTCCTCTGGAGTGGACTCCTCCTGTGCGTCGCCGTGGGCATGGCGGCGTGCAGCGAATCCACCGCGCCCCCCCTCCCGGGCTCCATCGAGCTCACGTCGGGGGGAAGCCAGGACGGGACTGTCGGCGAACCCCTATCGCAGCTTGTTGTCTTCGAGGTTCGGGACGACGGCGGAAATCCGGTCGCCGGCGTTGGCGTTTCCCTTGCGGTGACACAGGGCGGGGGGAGCGTTCCCGACCAGACCGTCATAACCGGCCCCGAGGGGATGGTCCAGACTCCCTGGACGCTCGGAACCGTCGCCGCCGCTGCCCAACGCCTGGAAGCGACAGCCGGCGCCTTCACCGCAAGCGCGACCGCCACGGCTCGGGCCGGAGCCCCCGCCACGATCGAGGTGGTCGCCGGTGCAGGGCAGACCGCTCCGGCCGGCACTTTCCTTCCCGACTCGCTCGCGGTCGTTGTCTCGGACCAATACGGAAATCCCGTTCCGAACGCCGTCGTGACCTGGATCGCCCAGCTCGGCGGCGGCTCGCTCGCGCCGGTCCAGGTGAACGCGGGTCCCGACGGGATCGCCCGCGCTCGTTGGACGCTCGGCGGGGGCGCGGGCGCCCATACCGCCGTGGCGCAGGCCGGACAGGCTCCGGCGGCCGCCTTCGAGGCAACCGCCCTGCCCAACGCCGCGATCGCGGGGACCGTGACGCTCAGCAGTGGGCTCCTGGCCGGCGTGGCGCTCTCCGGCTTCACGGTGGCCGGCGCGACCTTCGGAGCGGGTGCCGAGCTCCAGAGTCCGGGCGGGGTGCGCTCGACCTCAACGGTCCCCGACGGGCTCGCCGGTGCCGGCGGCGCCGCTCTCCAACCCGGAGCCTCCTCCGCGCTCAGTGGACCCGGAGACGCGATTCCGGGCGAATGGGTCCTGCGCTTTCGGGAGGGCACCATCAGCGCGCCTTCGGGCGGGGTCTCTCGCCTCTCGGGCGCCACCGCGATGAGCGAGGGAATCCGGGCGGCGGTCTCCGCCATTCCGGTCATCGCCTCGGCGCGCGCGGGAATCACCGGGGTTTCCCCCCTTCTCGGCGCCGTGCGGGTGAGCATGGAGGCAGGTGGGGAGGAAGCGGCGGTGGTCGCTTCGCTCCGGGCCGATCCGCGCGTCGCCTCGGTCGAGCCCCTTCGCTGGGTCAGCTCGCACGCCGAGCCCGCCGCCATGGGCACCCCCATCGCCGCTTCCCCCTTCGTGGACGGGCTCTTTTTCCCGCGGCAGTCCTGGCACTATGGAATGATCGGCGTCCCGCGTGCCTGGGATGTCACGGAAGGGAGCACATCGGTCATCGTAGCCGTGGTGGACGATGGGATTCGCGTCGAACACGTCTCGATGGCCGGAGTCCTGACCAACGATGGGTACGACTTCGTAAAAGAGCCGGCGGTGCCGATTCCGCACTGCTCGGGTGGCAACATCTCCCTGACCGGCGACGGCGACGGACCGGATCCGGACCCCACGAATCCGAGCTCCTATTCCCTTCTCGGCGGACCGAACTGCGCCACCGGCCCGAACGACTTCGGGGGGCACGGGCTCCATGTCGCCGGGACGATCGCGGCGGCTGGTTCCGGCGTCGTGGGCGTCGCTCCGCGCGTGAGAATCCGCCCGGTGCGAGTGCTCGGGACGACAGGGCAGGGGACGAACTACGACGTCGCCCAGGGGATCCTTTACGCGGCCGGCCTTCCCGCGGACGACGGCGCGGGCGGTCTTGTGCAGGCTCCCTCGGCGGCGCGTGTCATCAATATGAGCATCGGCTCCCCGGCTTCCGATCCGGTCATCGCGGGAGCCATCAGCCAGGCGAGCGCGGCCGGCTCCCTCCTGATCGCCTCCGCCGGAAATTCGGGCAACTCCTTGCCCCAATACCCGGCCGCCCTCCCCGAGACCGTCTCGGTCTCGGCCCTGGGACCGGACTTCCTCCTTGCGCCCTACTCGACCTGGGGCCCCACGGTGGATGTCGCGGCTCCCGGGGGGAGCATGAGCGTCTATGGGTCCTTCGGCGGCGGGATCTGGTCGGCCTGGTGGAGCTTCTCCGAAAGCGCGTCTTACATCGGAGCCCTCCATGGGACCTCGATGGCGGCCCCGCACGTTTCCGGGCTGGCGGCGCTCCTCTTTTCGCAGAATCCCGGGATGACGGCGGCGCAAGCGAAGGAGCGGATCTACGCGACCACGCGCGACCTCGGCGTCCTCGGCAAGGACCAGCTCTTCGGGCATGGGCTCGTGGACGCCTTCCTCGCTCTCACGAATGGCGCAGGCTTCCCTTCGACGTTGCGGGTTTCGCTCTACGACGCATCCACCGGAGCGAAGATCGAAGAGGTCGAGGCGGGGTCCGATCACTCCTTCAACTTCTCCGGCCTCACGGACGGGAATTACCTGGTGTACGCGGGAACGGACGACCGGGACGACGGGATCACGGGGCGTCCGGGGTTCGTCTGGGGCGCGCGCGGAGGGACGCCGCAGCCGGCCGTCGTGGCGATTCAGGGAAACGGGATCCAGGATGGCTCGCTCACGGCCGGGATCCCGATCGAGGTCGAGCCGAACAACTCGACCGGGCTCGCGCATTCCCTCCCCATCGGCGGCTACATGTACGGCTCCGTCGGCTCCTTCGGGGATCAGGACCATTACCGTGTCCTCGTCCCCACGCAGGGCACCTATAGCTTCGAAACCGGGGGAGCCACCGGGCTCTGCGGCTTCGGGCTGGAGGTGAACACGAGGCTCGATCTCCTCGACGCGCTCGGCGTCGTGATCACCTCGAACGACGACCTGAACGCTGCCGACGAGCGGCTCTGCTCGAAGATCGTCGCTCAACTGGCGCCCGGGACCTACTTCCTCCGCGTCCGCGCGTCCTTTGGCGGCGCGACGGGGAACTACTCGATTCGCGCCTACTGA
- a CDS encoding PQQ-dependent sugar dehydrogenase, producing the protein MRTIPVFAASLLIAAPLAAQTTTDPFPAAIEQTQGVIPVNFREFAAIPDLDGTPARIMTLFTERGTERIFVSDMRGPIYSVSYDGAPVAQYVNVNDPQWGVGVQSQGRERGIQSITFHPQFAQAGTPGYGKFYTWTDTDNVEPEADFLPAEGESHHTVLLEWTARNPRAPTYDGSAPRELARFQQPFSNHNGGHIAFNPYAAPGEPDFGLLYIGVADGGSGGDPQNMAQNLASGFGKLFRIDPLGDNSANGEYGIPADNPFAGDNNPNTLGEIYAYGIRNPQRFGWDPETGTMYLTDIGQNIVEKITTVPKGANLGWNTWEGSFRFVNREGVITANSRSDSNVVYPVAEYDQTDPIIQNQAAATGLLIYRDGPIVALRDKVLWGDSPSGEIFHFDANNPPMGGSGPVRRVLLNDGGTSKTFLQVIQEKNRAQGRDPANRTDMRLNAGPDNRVFLTNKSDGVIRELVP; encoded by the coding sequence ATGCGTACGATTCCCGTCTTCGCCGCGTCGCTCCTCATCGCGGCTCCCCTGGCGGCGCAAACGACCACCGACCCCTTCCCGGCGGCGATCGAGCAGACGCAGGGGGTCATCCCGGTCAACTTCCGTGAATTCGCCGCGATTCCGGACCTTGACGGCACCCCCGCGCGGATCATGACGCTCTTCACCGAGCGGGGGACGGAGCGGATCTTCGTCAGTGATATGCGGGGCCCGATCTACAGCGTGAGTTATGACGGCGCCCCGGTCGCCCAGTACGTGAACGTGAACGACCCGCAGTGGGGTGTGGGAGTCCAGTCCCAGGGGAGGGAGCGCGGGATCCAGAGCATCACCTTCCACCCTCAGTTCGCGCAGGCGGGGACGCCGGGATACGGGAAATTCTATACCTGGACGGACACCGACAATGTGGAGCCCGAGGCCGACTTTCTTCCCGCCGAGGGGGAGTCGCACCACACCGTCCTCCTCGAATGGACGGCGCGGAATCCGAGGGCGCCGACTTACGACGGCTCCGCCCCGCGCGAGCTCGCGCGCTTCCAGCAGCCCTTTTCGAATCACAACGGCGGGCATATCGCCTTCAACCCCTACGCCGCCCCGGGCGAACCCGATTTCGGGCTCCTCTACATCGGCGTCGCGGACGGGGGAAGCGGGGGTGATCCGCAGAACATGGCGCAGAACCTCGCCTCCGGATTTGGGAAGCTCTTCCGCATAGACCCCCTCGGGGACAACAGCGCAAACGGCGAGTACGGGATTCCGGCGGACAATCCCTTCGCGGGCGACAACAACCCGAATACGCTCGGCGAGATCTATGCGTACGGGATCCGAAACCCCCAGCGCTTCGGCTGGGACCCGGAGACTGGGACGATGTATCTCACCGACATCGGCCAGAACATCGTCGAAAAGATCACGACGGTTCCGAAGGGGGCGAACCTCGGGTGGAACACCTGGGAGGGGAGCTTCCGCTTCGTGAATCGCGAAGGGGTGATCACCGCGAATTCGCGGAGCGATTCGAATGTCGTGTACCCGGTGGCCGAATACGATCAGACCGATCCGATCATCCAGAACCAGGCCGCGGCGACCGGTCTCCTGATCTACCGCGACGGACCGATCGTGGCGCTGCGTGACAAGGTCCTCTGGGGCGACTCGCCGAGCGGCGAGATCTTCCACTTCGACGCCAACAATCCGCCGATGGGGGGATCCGGTCCGGTGCGCCGGGTGCTCCTGAACGACGGAGGGACGAGCAAGACCTTCCTCCAGGTCATTCAGGAGAAAAACCGGGCCCAGGGAAGGGATCCGGCGAACCGCACCGACATGCGCCTGAACGCGGGCCCGGACAATCGGGTCTTCCTCACGAACAAGTCGGACGGAGTGATCCGGGAGCTCGTGCCATGA
- a CDS encoding VOC family protein, whose product MTLNAISLTPNITANDLEKSIQFYTAGLGFEVEQRHEHEGRLVYVSLRAGNASLGIGQDDFAKGKDRRKGVGQRLWIATEQDLDALAARVKAAGIKLDTEPQPLDWGGRAFSVTDPDGFAISVATS is encoded by the coding sequence ATGACTTTGAACGCGATCAGCCTCACGCCGAACATCACGGCGAACGACCTCGAGAAGAGCATTCAGTTCTACACGGCGGGGCTCGGCTTCGAGGTCGAGCAGCGACACGAACACGAGGGGCGGCTCGTTTACGTGAGTCTTCGCGCCGGGAACGCGTCGCTAGGGATCGGGCAGGACGACTTCGCGAAGGGGAAGGACCGGAGGAAGGGCGTCGGTCAGCGGCTCTGGATCGCGACGGAACAGGATCTCGACGCGCTTGCGGCGCGGGTGAAGGCGGCGGGAATCAAGCTCGACACGGAGCCGCAGCCTCTGGACTGGGGGGGACGGGCCTTTTCGGTCACTGACCCGGATGGATTCGCAATCAGCGTCGCGACGAGCTGA
- a CDS encoding PQQ-dependent sugar dehydrogenase, which produces MNRIPPRVASHRRTALPFAVLALAALAACNDEGLADPGELPPDFPELDLVQVASGLVDPVFLTAPAGDARLFIVEQPGRIRIVKNGALLPTPFLDITGPVQSGGEQGLLGMAFHTNYAQNGRFYVSYTGAGGHSVIERYTASGNADVASPASGSLVLGVNQPNANHNGGQISFGPDGYLYVALGDGGGAGDPGENGQNRMTLLGSLLRLDLDGAAPYSIPPGNPFANGAQGRPEIWAYGLRNPWRFAHDPPSGLLYIADVGQGEREEVNVVSEDAAAVNYGWNIMEGESCYASASCNQAGLTLPKLAYSHGSGSGRGCSVTGGYVYRGAEIPGLVGWYLYADYCGGWVRALRYENGAVEDDGEVVPPGLGGITSFGVDGAGEVYLLVQDGRVLRFEAASGNGP; this is translated from the coding sequence ATGAACCGAATCCCCCCTCGGGTCGCGTCGCATCGGCGCACCGCCCTTCCGTTCGCCGTGCTTGCCCTTGCCGCGCTGGCGGCCTGTAACGACGAGGGTCTGGCGGACCCCGGGGAACTCCCCCCCGATTTCCCCGAGCTCGACCTCGTTCAGGTGGCGAGCGGGCTCGTAGACCCGGTCTTCCTGACCGCGCCCGCGGGGGACGCCCGCCTCTTCATCGTCGAGCAGCCGGGACGGATCCGGATCGTGAAGAACGGGGCGCTCCTTCCGACGCCCTTCCTCGACATCACGGGTCCCGTCCAGTCGGGCGGAGAGCAGGGCCTGCTCGGGATGGCCTTCCACACGAACTACGCACAGAACGGGCGCTTCTACGTCTCCTATACGGGCGCGGGCGGGCACAGCGTGATCGAGCGGTACACGGCCTCCGGGAACGCCGACGTGGCGAGTCCCGCGTCGGGTTCGCTTGTCCTCGGGGTGAACCAACCCAATGCGAATCACAACGGCGGGCAGATCTCTTTCGGACCCGACGGTTACCTCTACGTCGCCCTCGGCGACGGAGGCGGGGCCGGCGACCCCGGGGAGAACGGCCAGAACCGGATGACCCTTCTCGGCTCCCTCCTTCGCCTCGACTTGGACGGCGCCGCGCCCTACTCGATCCCCCCCGGCAACCCCTTCGCGAATGGGGCCCAGGGGCGCCCGGAGATCTGGGCTTACGGGCTCCGGAATCCATGGCGTTTCGCCCACGATCCGCCCTCCGGGCTCCTCTACATCGCGGACGTCGGGCAAGGAGAACGCGAGGAGGTGAACGTCGTCTCCGAGGATGCGGCGGCCGTGAACTACGGCTGGAACATCATGGAGGGGGAAAGCTGCTACGCCTCCGCCTCCTGCAATCAGGCGGGGCTCACTCTACCGAAGCTCGCTTACTCCCACGGATCGGGATCTGGGCGGGGCTGCTCGGTGACGGGCGGATACGTTTATCGCGGGGCGGAGATCCCGGGGCTCGTCGGGTGGTACCTCTACGCGGACTACTGCGGCGGATGGGTGCGCGCGCTCCGGTACGAAAACGGCGCGGTCGAAGACGACGGAGAGGTCGTCCCACCGGGCCTCGGCGGCATCACTTCGTTCGGCGTGGACGGCGCCGGGGAAGTCTACCTGCTGGTGCAGGACGGACGGGTGTTGCGCTTCGAAGCCGCGTCTGGGAACGGTCCCTGA
- a CDS encoding TerC family protein, whose translation MEWLTNPEAWIALATLTTLEIVLGIDNIVFITILADRLPHDQQKKARRLGLGFAMGTRILLLFFLAWVLGLVEPLFSVVGRSFSGRDLILIGGGLFLLWKATHEIHNKLEGEGEEQRTRAAATTLGSVITQIALLDIVFSLDSVITAVGMAEDLAVMVTAIVLAVGVMMFSADAIGDFVGKHPTVKMLALSFLLLIGMSLVAEGMGLHIPKGYIYFAMGFSILVEVLNLRVRDAKRGSVKLRGPMGG comes from the coding sequence ATGGAATGGCTCACCAACCCCGAAGCCTGGATCGCGCTCGCGACGCTTACGACGCTCGAGATCGTCCTCGGCATTGATAACATCGTCTTCATCACGATCCTCGCGGATCGTCTTCCCCACGACCAGCAGAAGAAGGCGCGGCGGCTGGGGCTGGGGTTCGCCATGGGGACGCGCATCCTCCTCCTCTTTTTCCTTGCCTGGGTCCTCGGTCTGGTGGAGCCGCTTTTCTCCGTCGTGGGGCGGAGTTTTTCGGGGCGTGACCTCATCCTGATCGGCGGCGGCCTCTTCCTTCTCTGGAAGGCCACGCACGAGATCCACAACAAGCTGGAGGGCGAAGGAGAAGAGCAACGGACGCGGGCGGCAGCGACGACCCTCGGAAGCGTGATCACGCAGATCGCACTTCTCGACATCGTCTTTTCGCTCGACTCGGTGATCACCGCCGTGGGGATGGCCGAAGACCTCGCGGTCATGGTCACCGCCATCGTTCTTGCCGTCGGGGTGATGATGTTCTCCGCCGACGCGATTGGCGATTTCGTGGGAAAACACCCGACGGTGAAGATGCTCGCCCTCTCCTTCCTCCTCCTCATCGGGATGTCGCTGGTGGCGGAGGGGATGGGGCTCCACATCCCGAAGGGGTACATCTACTTCGCGATGGGTTTCTCCATCCTGGTGGAAGTTCTGAACCTCCGGGTGCGGGACGCGAAGAGAGGATCGGTGAAGCTGCGCGGGCCGATGGGGGGCTGA
- a CDS encoding helix-turn-helix transcriptional regulator encodes MDRQKETRLRKAGWKVGSAEEFLELSPDEVALVEVKLALSEKLREQRADQGLTQTELAKRLRSSQSRVAKMEASDPTASVDLLLRGLFAAGASRAEVAGVIGKKRRPASRNKARGNSAK; translated from the coding sequence ATGGATAGGCAAAAAGAAACCAGGCTGCGTAAGGCCGGGTGGAAAGTTGGATCCGCTGAGGAATTCCTTGAACTCAGCCCAGATGAGGTGGCGCTGGTGGAGGTCAAGCTCGCCCTGAGCGAGAAGCTACGAGAACAGCGCGCCGATCAGGGGCTCACTCAGACAGAGCTCGCCAAGCGCCTTAGGTCCAGCCAATCTCGCGTCGCAAAGATGGAAGCCAGCGACCCTACGGCAAGCGTGGACCTATTGCTCCGCGGGCTCTTCGCGGCGGGAGCTTCACGCGCTGAAGTCGCCGGCGTCATCGGCAAGAAGCGTCGGCCGGCAAGTCGAAACAAAGCCCGAGGCAACTCCGCCAAATGA